One segment of Argiope bruennichi chromosome 11, qqArgBrue1.1, whole genome shotgun sequence DNA contains the following:
- the LOC129957486 gene encoding DNA replication licensing factor mcm7-B-like, with protein sequence MPARNYTEDRTKIMDFLSGFITKDPSGGKLLKYGTQLTKLAQREQVMMTVDLDDVAVMFEDLCEAILQNARRYSALFADVIQEMLPNYKIRDVAAKDVLDVYIQHRLKMDAMSHTDGEYRDPKNKYPAELLRRFEIYFKNKSDADQLSVREVKAEHIGKLITVKGIVTRCTEVKPMLVVSTYTCDQCGAETFKAINSLSFMPLINCESETCRLEKSGGRLYLQTRGSKFVKFQEIKIQELSDQVPEGNIPRTMTVHAKGELTRLLLPGDHCSITGVYLPIVRTGFRQIAQGLLADTFLEAHRIVKMNKTEDDESNEQEMSQAEAEEIRNTYNYDMMATSIAPEIFGHHDVKKALLLLLVGGVDRNPNGMKIRGNINICLMGDPGVAKSQLLSYIDRLAPRSQYTTGRGSSGVGLTASVMKDPVTGEMTLEGGALVLADKGICCIDEFDKMLDFDRTAIHEVMEQQTISIAKAGILTTLNARVSILAAANPAYGRYNPKRTIEQNVQLPAALLSRFDLLWLIQDKPDKENDKRLADHITQVHMHCREPQANFDPMPMNLMRRYVSYCRTIQPVVPEDLTDYIVSAYVEIRKEARNSRDMTFTSARNLLGILRLSTALARLNLRDTVVKQDVDEAIRLLDMSKASLNQSQQFTGRAQTATDQIFNLIRDIMAETGSRTVKMADALERCLAKGFNPAQFEEAIEEYEELDIWQINQSRTKITFI encoded by the exons ATGCCAGCAAGGAACTATACAGAAGATAGaa ccaAAATTATGGACTTTCTGTCCGGATTTATAACGAAAGATCCATCTGGTGGGAAACTTCTCAAATATGGCACCCAGTTA acaaaattggCTCAGCGTGAGCAAGTTATGATGACAGTCGATCTTGATGATGTTGCTGTAATGTTTGAGGATTTGTGTGAAGCCATTCTTCAAAATGCTCGTCGGTATTCTGCACTATTTGCCGATGTTATTCAAGAAATGTTGCCTAACTATAAAATACGTGAT GTTGCAGCTAAAGATGTTCTTGATGTATATATTCAACATCGCCTGAAAATGGATGCTATGTCTCATACAGATGGTGAATATAGAGATCCTAAAAATAAATACCCAGCAGAATTGTTGCGTCGTTT tgaaatatatttcaaaaacaaatctgATGCAGATCAGCTGTCTGTTAGAGAAGTGAAAGCTGAACATATAGGAAAACTCATAACTGTAAAAGGGATTGTAACCCGATGTACAGAAGTAAAGCCAATGCTTGTGGTTTCAACTTACACTTGTGATCAGTGTGGAGCAGAAACATTCAAAGCT ATCAATTCTTTATCTTTCATGCCTCTTATAAATTGTGAAAGTGAAACATGCCGACTGGAGAAATCAGGTGGTAGACTTTATTTGCAAACACGTGGATCTAAATTCgtcaaatttcaagaaattaaaatccaagaatta agtgaCCAAGTTCCGGAAGGTAACATTCCTCGAACCATGACTGTTCATGCTAAAGGTGAACTCACAAGACTTTTGCTGCCTGGTGACCATTGCAGTATCACTGGAGTGTATCTCCCTATTGTTCGAACTGGATTTAGGCAAATAGCACAAGGATTGTTGGCAGATACTTTTCTCGAAGCCCAT agaattgtaaaaatgaataaaacagaaGATGATGAATCAAATGAACAGGAAATGTCACAAGCTGAAGCAGAAGAGATTCGAA ATACTTATAACTATGATATGATGGCCACTAGTATTGCACCAGAAATTTTCGGTCATCATGATGTTAAGAAGGCTCTACTTTTGTTGCTAGTTGGTGGTGTGGACCGAAATCCTAATGGGATGAAAATTAGAG gTAACATCAACATATGTTTAATGGGTGACCCTGGAGTTGCTAAGTCTCAGCTTTTATCTTACATTGATCGCTTAGCACCAAGAA gtCAATATACAACTGGTCGAGGTTCTTCAGGAGTAGGTTTAACTGCTTCAGTTATGAAAGACCCAGTTACTGGTGAGATGACTTTAGAAGGAGGTGCTCTTGTTCTTGCTGACAAGGGAATCTGTTGCATTGATGAGTTTGATAAAATGTTGGATTTTGACCGAACTGCTATTCATGAAGTAATGGAACAGCAAACAATTTCCATTGCTAAG GCTGGTATTTTAACTACCTTAAATGCAAGAGTTTCCATATTAGCTGCTGCTAATCCTGCTTATGGACGTTACAATCCTAAACGAACAATAGAACAGAATGTACAACTACCTGCTGCTTTATTGTCCCGTTTTGATTTATTATGGCTCATTCAAGATAAACCGGATAAGGAAAATGATAAAAG ATTGGCTGACCACATCACTCAAGTCCACATGCATTGTCGTGAGCCTCAGGCTAACTTTGATCCTATGCCAATGAACTTAATGCGACGCTATGTATCTTATTGTCGCACCATACAACCTGTCGTTCCTGAAGATCTCACTGATTACATAGTCAGTGCATATGTAGAAATACGAAAAGAGGCTCGCAATAGTCGTGACATGACCTTCACTTCTGCCAGAAATCTGCTTGGAATTCTTAGGTTGTCTACAGCATTG GCCCGTTTGAATTTGAGGGATACAGTTGTAAAACAAGATGTTGATGAAGCTATTCGATTGTTGGATATGTCAAAGGCCTCTCTCAATCAATCACAACAATTCACTGGACG aGCACAAACGGCGACTGACCAAATTTTCAATCTCATCCGAGACATCATGGCTGAAACGGGTAGTAGAACTGTTAAAATGGCCGATGCCCTTGAGAGGTGCTTGGCCAAAGGTTTCAATCCAGCTCAGTTTGAAGAAGCTATTGAAGAGTATGAAGAATTGGATATCTGGCAAATTAACCAATCTAGAACAaagattacttttatataa